Genomic DNA from Vreelandella subglaciescola:
CGGAAGATTAAAAACGCGCCTTGAGCAGCAGACCAGCGAACACGCCCAGCAGCGCGAGACCGAGCGTGGCCTGTTTGGCCAACAGCTCGGCGAAGAACAGCAGCGCAACGAGGCAACCGAGGGCAAGCTGTTGGCCCTGCTGGATAGCGTGCGCCAGGAGCGCGCCGATGACGACAAGGCGCAGCGTAAACGCACTCAGCAGCTGCAGGCGCGCCTTGAATCAGCCAGCGAAGAAGGTCGGGAAAGCCGGCGCGAGCTCAAGGCCGCCGAAGAGACTCAGGCGCAATGGCAGCGCCGCTACGAGCAAGCAGAAAATGAAGCACGCGCTCAGCACGAGACTGTTTTGCAGCACCGCCGCGAGGCAGAAGCCCTGCACGAACGGCTGCTTCGCGCCGAGCGTACGCTTGATGCCGAGCGCGAACAGCGGATTCAGGAAGCCGACTGGCAGGTCAGCCTGAGCCAGCGCCTGGACGCGTTGCAGCAGCAGGTAGCAACGTTGCCCGCCACAGCGCCTGAAAATGATGATGACAAGCCGGCGGAAGATCATTCAGACAGCCCGCCCAAAACGTAAAACGCCCCGCTTTTTAGCGGGGCGTGGGATTAATACGGGTGAAGCTAACGCTCGGCGTTACTGATAGTAGGCGTTGGTGGTGTCGGTGTGGTCGGTGACGTCGCGGATACCGCCAAGCTCGGGGATGCGCTCCATCAA
This window encodes:
- a CDS encoding DNA-binding protein, whose protein sequence is MARSGIQYADVQQAIDALLTRGDAPSVQRIREVLGTGSFTTISEHFRHWRNEREQNRDVPPPKGVPEAVATLATDMWRQAQEVANEGLVHYREEANRKVEAAQDEVLQATREAGDAAQRECALAEHLHHREERMEALGAQLADSQAQQSALLARCNNAEQDSAAWAKDVGRLKTRLEQQTSEHAQQRETERGLFGQQLGEEQQRNEATEGKLLALLDSVRQERADDDKAQRKRTQQLQARLESASEEGRESRRELKAAEETQAQWQRRYEQAENEARAQHETVLQHRREAEALHERLLRAERTLDAEREQRIQEADWQVSLSQRLDALQQQVATLPATAPENDDDKPAEDHSDSPPKT